Genomic segment of Amphibacillus xylanus NBRC 15112:
ACTTCGCCCAGCTGTTATATCGGTATTTAATCTACCGTCTGGTGTCGTAATATCAATGTCATAAGATCCGGTTATGACTGCTTCAAGTGTTGTTTCAGCAGCGGTTCCTCCTGCAGATGCCTTGATAGGAATTTCATATGTGTCTGCACTCGCTGTTTCGGCTGGAATAAGGTCAAGATCAATATCTTTATTTGCTCCAGGCTCTAATGAAACAGATGTGACAGCATTTCCATCTGCTTTAAATTGTGCACGCCAGCCTGCAGGTACTTCTGAACTTAATGAATAGTTCTGTTCATTTGCTGTTAGGTTTTTTAGATTAAACTTGTAAGAGAATGTTGCATCAGTGTGTCCTTCTAGGTTTGGTTGATCAATCGTTAATTCTGTCGAGTATGTTCCTTCCTCTGATACTTCAACTAAGAATGGTAGTGTAGCTTCAACACCGTTACTTCCACGTGCGACGAGGTCAAACTTGTATTCTCCTTTTTCTACTTGTAGGGGAATCTCAATGTCTAAGCTAATTGTTTGATAACTGTCTGCATCAATTGATAGCTGACGAATGTCATGGCCTCCAGCTCTAATTTTGCTTGTCCATTCATCAGGCAAGTTTTTCAACGAGAATGAAACGTGGGCAACAGATGAGCTAGTATTTTTAACATCAACAGAATAGTTGATCGATTCACCTGGTGTTGTCGACAGCCCAGTATAAGGTGTATACATGTTCACTTCTGCTGCCACTTCAGTCGGACTAAAACCAAGCATGCCTCCAATCATTAGTAAAGTCATTAAAATAATTGAAATTTTCTTTTTCATGATTTTTTTCCTCCCTTTGTTTTCACAGATTTTTGGGCATGAATTAAAACGCCTTCATAATAATTACGATTAGCTCTCTCAAATGGATTTGATTTTTAATAATTTTTTTATAAAATTATGATTAGAATAGAAAAATCTTAATATAGTAGATGCCTTGGTTTATTCTATCTGTCATTTTTTCATGGAAATTTATTTTAATCGCTAGATCAGAGCGCTAAATGATCTTTCAGAGTAAAGTGAGGAGGGAATGACGTGGAAAACCAGCAAACGAGTTATTACTTACTTTTAGATATGGCTCAAGGCTCTAGAGAGGCGTTCAATCGATTTTATCAGCTTTATAGTGATTACGTCTTTAGAATTGCTTTTAATGTTATTGGTGAGCAGTTAACTGCTGAGGATGTTTGTCATGATATATTTTTAGATGTATTTCAAAATGCTGATCAATACAGTCCGAAGCGGGGGAGTGTAGAAGCATGGCTTGCGATCAAAACGAAAAGTCGGGCGATAGATCATCTAAGAAAGAAGAAACCTTTATTGATTGATAGGTTTGAAGCGATTCTGATGTCTTATGAAAAGGATCAACCTGCTGAAGTTGCTGCATTATCAAAAATGGAACACGAGATTATTTTAGCAGCCTTAAACCATATTCCTAAGGCACAGCGAGAAGTGATTTATGGCGCTTACTTTGAAGGAAAGACACAAAAAGAACTGGCGGAAAAGTTTAAACGCCCTCTAGGAACAATAAAGTCACTGGTACGTTATGGGTTAAATCATTTGCGCAAACAAAAGATACTCTTGCAGTGGATAGATTCGGATCGGGGTGAAGGTCATGGTTAAGCAGCATCTAACGGATGAGCAGTTAATTGATTATGTATTAG
This window contains:
- a CDS encoding RNA polymerase sigma factor, with protein sequence MENQQTSYYLLLDMAQGSREAFNRFYQLYSDYVFRIAFNVIGEQLTAEDVCHDIFLDVFQNADQYSPKRGSVEAWLAIKTKSRAIDHLRKKKPLLIDRFEAILMSYEKDQPAEVAALSKMEHEIILAALNHIPKAQREVIYGAYFEGKTQKELAEKFKRPLGTIKSLVRYGLNHLRKQKILLQWIDSDRGEGHG
- a CDS encoding COG1470 family protein codes for the protein MKKKISIILMTLLMIGGMLGFSPTEVAAEVNMYTPYTGLSTTPGESINYSVDVKNTSSSVAHVSFSLKNLPDEWTSKIRAGGHDIRQLSIDADSYQTISLDIEIPLQVEKGEYKFDLVARGSNGVEATLPFLVEVSEEGTYSTELTIDQPNLEGHTDATFSYKFNLKNLTANEQNYSLSSEVPAGWRAQFKADGNAVTSVSLEPGANKDIDLDLIPAETASADTYEIPIKASAGGTAAETTLEAVITGSYDIDITTPDGRLNTDITAGRSKMIELIVRNIGTATLNDVSITSSTPPNWEVEFDESEIEVLEAGETKIIKAKVTAADDAIAGDYEASFSAKAAETSDNAVFRISVETSTLWGLIGIAIILAVFGGLFYLFKKYGRR